The Quercus lobata isolate SW786 chromosome 4, ValleyOak3.0 Primary Assembly, whole genome shotgun sequence genome segment TTTCCGTAACATGTGAATTAACTAATTCTTTTCCCATATGTAGTTAAcatcacaactaaaaattttCACCCTATAGTTAATTTATGCTAATCATTTATAACTAAATAGGGTTGAAATTATATCATTTCAGTTAATTGGAgagaattatttttgtttatgaacttataaaaaCTAGATTTATCAACCTTGTActgttaaaaattataaataattttaatttgaaatgcgatatttgtattttatcaaCAAACTagtaataatttgatatcttatgaatttatttataaactaaCACAATCCATTGTGAAgtttatctatactattaataatagAATTCCCTATTTGAGTTTCATCATTTTGGGTACTAAAATATTCttacacaaattcttaaactctctaaaatacccctatcttttagttaaataattttaaatttaaaaaaacaaactggttaaaagagtaatttactattttaaaagaagttcctaagttttagactttcaaacttttattaattctCATGTAGAAAAAGATCctaaaaattatgacactatctctatctcacttttaaacattattttactaaatccaaaataaaaaataaaacagatttTAATCGCATGCGCAAAGTGCGTGTGATGAGTCtagtataaatatatttatatacttataaacaaataatattatattgcTTAAGCGAAGCATAATATTCATGAGCTTATTCATGAATATATTACTATATTTGAGTTTGAATTATTTAATAGTTGAACCTAAAATtaggtttgaactttgaattgttttttaaataaacaaataaaaacaatgttttttCTCGAGCGAAGCTCAAGTTATTTAGgacaaagtttgactacaaattttattatagccTAAGGTTTCAAATCCCATTGAAAGAATTAAcatgactatatattttgaaaatttaatcgttagattacatgtttttttaattttaattttttatgttcttaacatacattttcaattttccctTATTAAATGTATGCTAACTATTTGATACATATGCATCTAgtacactaaaaaaataaagacaaagtTTGAAtcaattgataatttattttagtataaatttaGTATGTGATAATAACTTATTAGAAATCAGGTGTAAATCTAGTATAAATTTAGTGCTGTAAATCTTGTCTTCTCACTCTCTCCTTTCCCATCTCCTATGTCTTATGTTTATATtatctaaaaacaaaaaggtaTAACTCttgaatataatttataataatgtgataatatattatgtatatttttaatttttgtttttatccttttaaagaaaattaaaattttcaccatGAAGTTGATATTCTCTATTTCAAAGATATATCACAAATATGGATCACAGTTTTTTGGCCCTATCTTTTGGCGTCTAGTCCAATTGATTATCTTTTGTTTTCCTAGACGTAACCAAATgtaatttcatttattataattactCTCTAGTAACAATTCCAACAAAATACCAAGCATTATTTCTCAAAATCATAGTTAGTAATGCATGAGACAGAATATCTACGATATGAAATACGTACGTGTTTTATTCAgctcaatatttaatttttttttcttgtaaaaatatggtataaaaaaatgaaaaaaataaaatagacatACGTACAGGTATATTATgaatttgaatgaaaaattcGGGACTAGGTTATAGATGTTAAgttatttcttttataatatttcaatttacTATCAtacttgtattattttaatattattttttaaaataatttaatataatatgttaCAAAGAAGGAGATGATGTttaatctatactactattatttaaggggtttctcctgtttggattccttattttttagttcaaaaatgccTCTACACTTTTATGTTTAAgtagaaacaaaactaaaggataatccggtaaaaatacaactctaactctcactaaaatattatctaaaaaataggaccactcttctattaattttcaaattaatttattcacttataaattaaattttcaaaataaaaattaaaaacacagtttttttttttcaacaaaagaaTATTGAGCAACGAAGAGACTATGGAGTACATGAATGAAGATTCGTTTCAGAAGGTGAAGCAGAAGATAGTGGACCGGTCTAAGGTACTCTATGGTTGTTAATCTGTGAAATTTATTGTCTTTGAACGTTGGGTTGTGAATTTCATTCGTTTTTACGATATGGGTATGTTTGGTTTTTTCTGTTGTTGTAGAAAGTGGCTCAAACAAAAAAGCTGTTGTCAAACAAGCGGTTCAGACGAAGGAGATCCTCTCCAAGGTTCATTAACAAGGtggtctttttgtttttcaagctttttattattattagtattattttttaattttttaaaaataattaattggatGTATTAATATATGGATCGGATCTTAGTATATTACTgttgtggggaccggcccaaaataattgattggctgggccttgggcccgtccgaggaccaGTTTGTTCGAGGAGACATCGCGGCCTAGGCAATCCTTATTTAAGCCCACTGGGGCAAAGAGAacacgtccgaggagtaattcctcctcgaaAATTGCAAAATCCGGATCAAAGGTACGTCCCAGCCCCTGTAGTCCATCCTCCAAATacgtaaaaaggaaggaaacctgaaatatctcagcaaaggctgccaccaccacattaaatgcatcacaactactctcctagccgcattaatgaggaaaagacccctgaacagtgctaccttggccactgcaactcacaaagaattgataagggtgtctgaggggacaggtgctcaagtaggggtttggatgatcaacaagtgtaaagcccagatgatgggagagggcctatataatatgtaagagtcccccaagagaaggggacggaaaaaagtggagaggaggaagataggaGAAATTTTACTGTATTGATATATGTCTATGAATGAAGTTTTAAACCTGATCACTTAAGAGGGATTTTTCTTCATGTCTATCTTTTTTCGTTCTTCTTTCTGTATTTCCACAACCCATGCAACAAACCGTTTAAGCTAACTGGAACCAAGTTCTTCAGCCCATACTCTACagaaattcattgtgtgggactttTTGGACCAAGACTTTATCAACAAGGATTGGGCCATTAAAATTGTGCTCCTACAATTGTGATTTGTGTTTTGATGTGTAGGTGACACATCTTTTGGGGGTGCTTGCTTTTGGCGCGTTTTGCTATTTATTGGGAGCGAGTAAGTAGAATTGTTTTGACTCAAAGAAAGCTTTAAATACACCAATTGCTTAtgtgattcttttttttattgatatttctAGGTCAGGACCCCAAGATATTCCCTATGTGTATTGCTTAttctatgtaatttttgttcCTCTCCAATGGATATACTATCGGTTCATGAAATGGCATTACTATCTTTTGGTAAGCTTTACAATATTTAGATTTTGTTATATTCCATAATTGCctatgttcatttatttattgatttataaagCTTAATTGGTTTTTTAGGCAGTGGGGTATTGAATTATGATGgcaaatttgtgtttttggttaTGTTGTTACTAGGACTAAGCAAGGACCCAGCCCACCCGAAAATCCaacctgacccgacccgaatCGACAGGTATTGGGTGGGTCTGAGAAcattcgggtcgggtttcgggtcTTAATTCCGAATTAttttcgggttcgggtcggttTCAGGTCGGGTGTTGGGTCATATAAGTACACTTGTCTGAACccgattttttcttttgaaaaagacCTAACGCTGTTGTTGTTCTCTCTGTCTCCCTCAGCTCTCCGCCTCCCTCATGGCCTCAGTTATCTGTGTAAGTCATCCTTCTcgttttgtgtttggttttagattttggatagtgttgttgtgtttgtgtgtgtgatagTCTGAACCCGATTCAATAATGGGTTTATGTACTTATGGATGAGTTCAATCTGAGTGccttcaagtttcaatttttttttcatatattctaTCTGGGTTTGTGGCTAAAGccttcaagtttcaatttttttttttttttgctttctggGTTTACTCTCTCTTCACTCATTATACACGGTATTGGATTTTCCTACagttttttgttctctctttgaacaagaacaaaaacccaGTTGGAGTTTTGTAGTTTCAAACCGCCAGATCTGTTCTACAGTGCTAGGTATGTGTAGTTCTTGTTTTCTCTATGCTTTTCACTCCAACGGGTGTTCTGGGTTTTGctaaagataatatttttttattagatcgggtttttggttgttgttatgTGAGATTTGGGAGCTGGGTTTTGTGTAGGAGGTTGTTTGTGATGGTGGGCGCGGGATACCATTTGGATCTGAGAGAGATTTACtaaaagagaaagggagagtaATGGAAGGGAACTTTGTTATGGCTTTTCTTCCACTCTTCTTGATCTTCCTGCTTTCTCCATTATGCTTGATTTCAGCTAACATGGAAGGTTTGTTTTGATATTCATAAACTTGCTCTTATTCTTttagtgtttttcttttgctttgatctttgtttcttaatttctggatatgggtttttttttttggcaaactaagaaaaaaaaaaactttttgttttttttttgtgttggtaGTGGAAATGGGTATGTTTAAGTTAATTGAATTACTTATGTGATTATTGTATTTCTTAATAGTTTCTTTGTCTTTTGTTGATTGGCTACTGTTACTGTGTTTGTATTCAAAGTAATAATTTTGAGTAGATGGGTACTCAGCACAGCTTTTTTATGGTTATGGTCAAGAGTTTGAAAGTATGTCTTTTTGTGTTGAAAATATTATCTGGGTTTGTTTTGAATGTCCAAAACATTGATGGGTTTTGGTTATTTTGGCCTaatttgtgattgtgtttgtgtaATTCTTGTTCTAATGCTTGATTTGATCGGTTTTGCCATCTaggtatttcacttttttggtcCTTGGTATATAAAGATTGAAACATTCTTTAATGGGGCtttgaattttgttattggTGTTGAGTGTGAGAGATGGGGTTTTGCATTTATCAGTGCTTTTTACAGATCATGGGATTCATTGGTAAAGGTCGTGGACTTTGTTCTAAATTTTGATATAGTTTTCATTGTTGGTTTTTGTATGTGGTCTCTATTTTTGATTATGTGCTTCAATTTAAGTGGTATTGTTTAGATTATAGCAATTGTTTTTGTACTCTGTATTcaaacaaaacagaaaaggaaCTGTTTTGGACTCTATGAGTgtgttattttctctctttttctgatTGTCGTTATGGATGAAGCATCTGATATGGAGTTAGTTCAAAATATTTCAACCAGTGGTGTATGTTATGTACAAAATCTATGCACTGAAAGCATTGACAGCTGTACAGTTCTTTTGTGGTGCATTTAAAGCTTTTCCTGTACACATTCATGTAGTGATATCATTACAAATCCTATAATGAAAAGTATGTTTTTCATGCTTTTGCTATATATTTCTTGGCTTAAACTGAATTGGgaaattttaaaagtatttttgatCGTGGGATTTTTTAGCAATTATTTGTATAGATGCTGTATCTTCTAGCATATTTTCTTAAGATTTTAGTTGGATACCGAAAACCTATTTGTTTCAGTGTTCTTAGTGAGTTGAAGCTACCTTTCCAActgtatttttctctttaagAAAAGATCATATGATATGTTATTCATGTTACTTGCAGAAGAGACAGGTGATGCTTTGCACAGCCTAAGGACCAATTTACCAATTCTCTTCATAAGTCTAAAATCTTGacaaagcctttttttttttttccccctttttttagAGGTTTGGAATCTTTATGTAGCAGGTAGGCCATGTGAAGCAGTTGATCCAGAATTAGAAGCTAATTTTCAAGAAGTGGAAGCATCTCAATTACTTCAAATAGGCTTACTTTGTGTACAAGCATCTGCAGAACTGAGGCCATCAATGCTAGTAGTTGTGAAAATGCTAAACTCATAGTCAAGACATTCCTCAACCAACACAGCCACCATTTCTTAATTCTAGCATTAGAGAAGCTAACCAAATTGTTTCACTTAGAGCTTATAATTTTCAGCTCGATTTGGACACCCAGACTTCAGGGAACAGCATGATAGAAAGCTTGATTGATCCTAGAAgaacatttattttattcactttttcaTGGGAACCCATGTCACTAGGTGTTGCTTTTCAGTCAAAATGCTTTGCACAGCCTAAGGACCAATTTGCAGAACAACATATTCTGTATTATTCTCCAACATATTCTGCCTTTTATTGATatgtaaatttcattttttgttgcCAATTTGCTTAGGATAATACTAATCTTAAAACCcaagaatgattttttatttatttattgatgaaTGAGCAAATTCATTCAAAAGAAATGACCCACTTTAGGCAAGGACAGGAAAATCTAAACAGTCAAACAAAGTATCCAAAAGCTGAACTAGAGATGGCCCAATAGCAACCCTTACTTcccgtttaaaaaaaaaaaaaaaaaaaaaaaaaaaaaaaaaaaaaaaaaaaaagacccgaCTCGAGACCCGGAAAACCGACCCAATTACAGACCCgattttttgggttgggtcgggtttcaGACAGTCAAACCCGATTTCTATCGGGTTGGGTTTCGGGTCACAGTAAACCCGACCTGATCCGACCCAATATCAATCTACTTGTTACTAAACATAGGCTCATGTGTCATTTCTATTATTGTGTGAATTTAAATGGGGACTGGACTAGAATCATTCACAGTGAAGTCATATACTTGAGTTGATATAAATGCTTTAAagaccacccaaaaaaaaaaaaaaaatgtaagtattTTAGCATGCTTTAAAAAACACGAGGGATGCACGTGagtaaaaatgatttttttgcaaattgatgttatgaaaataaatagaaaatgaaCATATTTAAGTAATAATTAGCCTCTGAGTATGCGcgtgataaaaaattatttcaccacacataatactcatcacatctctagattttgttttgtgattggaaagtgtattaatcccaaattataataaatactctaaattaacccttacccaaaaaataaaaaagcctcaCGTGTGTGCTTAGAGGCTAGAATGTCTTTACGTACTTATGTAgccaaaaaaaagtatttatcggcttattttattatattttcaaatgatatttttaatccACTATATAGATTATATATGGCAATATAAGATctaattatagaaaaattttaataaatgaaaaagtttcAAGATTATAATAAAACATGAAGTTGTTGATGTTTAATATAGACCAACTGCCTACAACGCATCAGTGGCGACCTCCAGATCACCCACGGTTTAAAGCTAACTACGACGGAGCCGTGTTCAACAACATCAATGCGGCTGGAATTGGAGTGGTGATTAGAGATTCTAATGCTGCAGTGATTGGTGCCCTCTCAAGACGCATACCACTGCCGCAAACGGTGGAGGAAGTGGAAGCTCTCGCATGTCGTCAAGCTGTGCATCTGGCCAGGGAGATTGGCATCAGCGAGGTAGTATTCGAAGGTGACTCCGCGATCATTGTTCAGGCCCTCAAACATGGTCAAGCAGATCAATCCGTGTATGGACATATccttgatgatgttattcaacAAACATCCCagtttcttttttgtgaattCAGTCATGTTTCCCGTCTTTGTAATAAGGTAGCAGACTTCCTTGCTAAGAAGGCTAGAGTAGGTTCAGTGTCCCAAGTTTGGTTAGAAGACTTTCCCAGGGAAATTACTTCCTTGGCTTTTGCTGACTCTgtttaatggttttttattGGAATAAAAGCCCTGCCTGGGCTTCCAGGCCggttactcaaaaaaaaaaataaataaataaataaagcatatggaactaaaaatattaagtattgatattttaattgttatatatatatatatatatatatatatatatataaaacaaaacgCCTTAACAAAATTAGTAATTATACGGCggataaaagaattgaaatttaattaagtTGGAGTATTTTTGTAAGTATAATACAAGAAACATTCAATACATGTTTAATaagtttagaaataaaaaaaaaaggtgtgtttctaaaaaaaaaaaaaaggttataaaaaaatttgtatttttcacaatatttttgttttttacagtAATTAAATGAgagtttttattaataaatacatacatagGTGTAATATATGGTATAGTTCACGTACTTTAATTACTAAGCACAAAAGAATTTTCTGTTAAAAAAGCAAACTactagaatttaaaattaatttgcaATAGTATTACCGAACGCAACCTTAATCGTACTGAATCTATATAtagcttaaaaaataaaaataaaaattatgtagaGCTCAAGAGCGTAGAGTGATCTATGAGTCAAAAGTAGGCATGTCAGTAAAATCCAGATGACTATAGATATGTATATAGGAAAATCACAGGTGTTGGTAATTGAAGTTTACCTTGGCATCCTGGTAAAAGATAAGGATTTCCTTCGTATCCATAAAGGCAATAATAGAACTTGGCCCCGTAACTTGTATAATCCCAATCTAAATGCCGTGCACGTGTCTCGTTGAAATCAAAGGTAGTAAAGTTAGATGCTGTCCATTCCAGCACCACAGGAACGTAATCCCAATATAGAAAATGGTTAGAGAGATCTGTTTTCTTTAACCATTGTGTCTCTGCTAGGAAGGCATGTTTACAATTATTTCTCTGTGTACTCATGAAAGTTACATTTAGTAGTTGAATCCCATAAGGGACTGTGGTCTGGCAGCAGTTGAACCCCGAGCATGTACCTCGTTTATATTTCAGCTTTTGATTATTGCAATCCGTCTTGcaaccaaccaccaccataGAGTCAAGACCAGTCATTGTGACCAAGTTGTCGCAACCAACCGAAACAAATTTATTCCGGTATGACGAGAAGAAATAAGGAGTTCCAGAGATGTTCACACCATCACCACTCTTATTTATGCAGtcttaaatgctaaatttatgccttctattatttcaattacctaAGTATgatgagttatttatttattttagaaaattaaaataatagaagacataaatttaacatttaataaattaaatggaTATatgacatgtttttatttgtgaagtATATAGTGAAACAGGAAAAATGAAACAGAAGATTTGAACTCATAAAAGACATCCATAAATTAAATGGTTGTGCAATTTGTATTGCAAATTGCTTTCTTTCTTCTGCTGACATATGGATTAGTAGAAGAAGCAGCTGCAGCATCACTAGCTATTGCAAAATCCGGTTGTATAGATAGGTGTGAAAATGTTTCAATTCCATATCCATTTGGAATCGGAACTGTAGATTGCTACATGGCCATCTGGTTCGAAATTGTTTGCAATAAAACAAATGTCACTGCTAAAGCCTTTCTACCCAATATTGGCATGGAGGTGCTGGAAATCAAtattagggtatgtttggataccgtttattgctgaaaactaaaaactaaaaaaattgtagaaaaataCTACCTTCGTTCCAGTTTGTTTGTTCTATACTTCATTTTGGAatgtctcaaaatattgtcatttgaaaagaaaactaagtaatatttaaaaaaatcaatttaattgggacacctttttagttgcctcattaagaatatctctttttaaaaaagttgataaatttatttaaaggtaattttgtaaacttataaatttttattaggcagacaaaacaataaatgatattcccttaaaaaaattgattttttaaatagaacAAACAAATAGACACAGAGagagtaatttttaaatttgtccTACCTACCTTGGAAAGCACTTCtcggaggaaaaaaaaaaaaaaaaaaaatcttctcccAACTACTTACCCAAGGACTTTTCCTTCtagtttttggaaaaagtttggCTACGTACAAAATTACGTggcaaccaaaaaagaaaaagaaagataaacatCTAAGGGTTTACCAATCATTTACAGTTTATCAAATACTTGTTTGGAAAGTGTGTTTTGTACGGTTTTTTAGTGGTGTTTTTGGATTGTGAGTTCTGTACTgtttatgggacttataaatattttttaataaaattttcattaaaattggaTCTCATGGcattatttacaaatttaaaaattattccCTCAgtcttaatttgtttgttttgtttgaaaagtcaaactttttaagggaatatcatttattgttttgtctgtcttataaaaatttataagtttacaaaattacccttaaataaatttatcaatttttttaaaaatagttattcttaatgaggcaactaaaaaggtgTTCCAatagttttctcaaaaaaaaaaaaaaggtgttccaattaaattgatttttttaatatgttagttagttttcttttcaaatgacaatattttgagacatcccaaaataaaatatagaacaaaCAAACTGGAATGAAGGTAGTATTTTGTTacattg includes the following:
- the LOC115985542 gene encoding uncharacterized protein LOC115985542, which encodes MKLLMFNIDQLPTTHQWRPPDHPRFKANYDGAVFNNINAAGIGVVIRDSNAAVIGALSRRIPLPQTVEEVEALACRQAVHLAREIGISEVVFEGDSAIIVQALKHGQADQSVYGHILDDVIQQTSQFLFCEFSHVSRLCNKVADFLAKKARVGSVSQVWLEDFPREITSLAFADSV